One stretch of Candidatus Baltobacteraceae bacterium DNA includes these proteins:
- a CDS encoding DUF721 domain-containing protein translates to MLTPLSRAVGAWTPGSGRPKTPGEHALGAILSLWPTIVGEDVAKHTVPLERKGDALVVMTSSSAWSNQLSLLSGHIVCALSDAGVDGIERLRFRIGRVRRGPLGIVSNGHGKALESRAPSVSAATATSTAEEAFSRFRERVDRGRDAKRADGWNQCSKCGVMLPEGNRCASCTTAEISRRSARVQRLMFDVPWLGFKGISSLVEGLSQDEYEMNKTALLARWWEALERVRKTATVSPDGLERQIASSYLLLKTGWEPDRITPLIARNELGDVYDLLYEKHHNK, encoded by the coding sequence ATGCTAACCCCGCTGTCGCGCGCCGTCGGCGCATGGACGCCGGGATCAGGTCGCCCAAAGACACCGGGCGAGCACGCGCTCGGTGCGATTCTCTCGCTGTGGCCTACGATCGTCGGCGAAGACGTCGCGAAGCACACGGTTCCGCTCGAACGCAAGGGCGACGCCCTCGTCGTGATGACCAGTTCGAGCGCGTGGAGCAACCAGTTGTCGTTGCTTTCGGGTCATATAGTTTGTGCGCTGAGCGACGCCGGCGTCGATGGGATCGAGCGATTGCGTTTCCGGATCGGGCGCGTTCGGCGCGGTCCCCTCGGCATCGTTTCGAACGGACACGGCAAAGCTCTCGAATCACGAGCGCCGAGCGTGTCTGCTGCGACTGCAACGTCAACCGCCGAAGAAGCATTCTCGCGATTCCGCGAGCGCGTCGACCGGGGCCGGGATGCAAAGCGTGCAGACGGGTGGAATCAATGTTCCAAGTGCGGCGTTATGCTGCCGGAAGGAAACCGATGTGCATCATGCACGACGGCGGAAATCTCGCGGCGGTCTGCTCGCGTGCAGCGGCTCATGTTTGATGTGCCGTGGCTGGGTTTTAAAGGCATCTCGTCGCTGGTCGAGGGACTCTCACAAGACGAGTACGAGATGAACAAAACTGCCCTGCTCGCACGCTGGTGGGAAGCGCTGGAGCGTGTCCGCAAAACGGCAACAGTTTCCCCGGACGGTCTCGAACGCCAGATAGCAAGCTCCTATCTGCTGCTCAAGACAGGATGGGAACCGGATCGTATAACGCCCCTCATTGCGCGCAACGAGCTCGGTGACGTTTACGATCTTCTTTACGAGAAACACCATAATAAATAG